A stretch of the Gossypium hirsutum isolate 1008001.06 chromosome D07, Gossypium_hirsutum_v2.1, whole genome shotgun sequence genome encodes the following:
- the LOC107954792 gene encoding uncharacterized protein isoform X2, whose amino-acid sequence MLMPSALYASVDKYLHGLFGLANDPAAEVRKLVCAAFVQLIEVRPSVLEPHMKNVIEYMLQVNKDTDDEVALEACEFWVQGIVLEQDNIDPMMEKFTEKERELRTSSLTRKQPNTGSKETSLDEVLCRHMERKPFAYGLCNECYEEVSSHVPTRRSYLLFPATIVPLETVLSLKLKFMLLLVGEVHEDFRRARWRIRSTCIPAC is encoded by the exons ATGTTGATGCCTTCT GCTTTATATGCATCTGTGGATAAATACCTTCATGGTTTGTTTGGCCTTGCTAATGACCCTGCAGCAGAAGTGCGGAAATTG GTTTGTGCAGCATTTGTTCAGCTAATTGAAGTCCGTCCATCTGTTCTGGAG CCACATATGAAGAATGTAATTGAATATATGTTGCAAGTAAATAAGGACACTGATGATGAGGTGGCACTTGAAGCATGTGAATTTTG GGTGCAGGGAATAGTTTTGGAACAAGACAACATAGACCCTATG ATGGAGAAGTTTACGGAAAAGGAGAGGGAGCTTCGAACTAGTTCACTAACTAGAAAACAACCAAATACTGGGTCAAAAGAAACCAGCTTAGATGAAGTGCTATGTAGGCACATGGAGAGAAAACCTTTTGCCTATGGACTTTGTaatgaatgttatgaagaggtgAGCAGCCATGTTCCTACTAGGCGTTCCTATCTTCTTTTTCCCGCTACAATTGTACCATTGGAAACTGTTCTATCATTGAAGCTCAAGTTCATGTTGTTACTGGTTGGTGAAGTTCATGAAGATTTCAGGAGGGCGCGATGGAGGATCAGATCCACCTGCATTCCAGCTTGCTGA
- the LOC107954792 gene encoding uncharacterized protein isoform X1 produces the protein MHLFFILAKTALYASVDKYLHGLFGLANDPAAEVRKLVCAAFVQLIEVRPSVLEPHMKNVIEYMLQVNKDTDDEVALEACEFWVQGIVLEQDNIDPMMEKFTEKERELRTSSLTRKQPNTGSKETSLDEVLCRHMERKPFAYGLCNECYEEVSSHVPTRRSYLLFPATIVPLETVLSLKLKFMLLLVGEVHEDFRRARWRIRSTCIPAC, from the exons ATGCACCTATTTTTCATCTTAGCTAAGACG GCTTTATATGCATCTGTGGATAAATACCTTCATGGTTTGTTTGGCCTTGCTAATGACCCTGCAGCAGAAGTGCGGAAATTG GTTTGTGCAGCATTTGTTCAGCTAATTGAAGTCCGTCCATCTGTTCTGGAG CCACATATGAAGAATGTAATTGAATATATGTTGCAAGTAAATAAGGACACTGATGATGAGGTGGCACTTGAAGCATGTGAATTTTG GGTGCAGGGAATAGTTTTGGAACAAGACAACATAGACCCTATG ATGGAGAAGTTTACGGAAAAGGAGAGGGAGCTTCGAACTAGTTCACTAACTAGAAAACAACCAAATACTGGGTCAAAAGAAACCAGCTTAGATGAAGTGCTATGTAGGCACATGGAGAGAAAACCTTTTGCCTATGGACTTTGTaatgaatgttatgaagaggtgAGCAGCCATGTTCCTACTAGGCGTTCCTATCTTCTTTTTCCCGCTACAATTGTACCATTGGAAACTGTTCTATCATTGAAGCTCAAGTTCATGTTGTTACTGGTTGGTGAAGTTCATGAAGATTTCAGGAGGGCGCGATGGAGGATCAGATCCACCTGCATTCCAGCTTGCTGA
- the LOC107954792 gene encoding importin subunit beta-2 isoform X3, which translates to MHLFFILAKTALYASVDKYLHGLFGLANDPAAEVRKLVCAAFVQLIEVRPSVLEPHMKNVIEYMLQVNKDTDDEVALEACEFWVQGIVLEQDNIDPMMEKFTEKERELRTSSLTRKQPNTGSKETSLDEVLCRHMERKPFAYGLCNECYEEFMKISGGRDGGSDPPAFQLAEKERLAKLSIQENVKVCSVIILSKGLRTVKG; encoded by the exons ATGCACCTATTTTTCATCTTAGCTAAGACG GCTTTATATGCATCTGTGGATAAATACCTTCATGGTTTGTTTGGCCTTGCTAATGACCCTGCAGCAGAAGTGCGGAAATTG GTTTGTGCAGCATTTGTTCAGCTAATTGAAGTCCGTCCATCTGTTCTGGAG CCACATATGAAGAATGTAATTGAATATATGTTGCAAGTAAATAAGGACACTGATGATGAGGTGGCACTTGAAGCATGTGAATTTTG GGTGCAGGGAATAGTTTTGGAACAAGACAACATAGACCCTATG ATGGAGAAGTTTACGGAAAAGGAGAGGGAGCTTCGAACTAGTTCACTAACTAGAAAACAACCAAATACTGGGTCAAAAGAAACCAGCTTAGATGAAGTGCTATGTAGGCACATGGAGAGAAAACCTTTTGCCTATGGACTTTGTaatgaatgttatgaagag TTCATGAAGATTTCAGGAGGGCGCGATGGAGGATCAGATCCACCTGCATTCCAGCTTGCTGAGAAAGAGAGACTGGCAAAATTATCTATTCAGGAAAATGTTAAAGTATGTTCTGTAATCATACTTTCTAAAGGTTTAAGGACAGTGAAAGGTTGA